One segment of Spirochaetaceae bacterium DNA contains the following:
- a CDS encoding polymer-forming cytoskeletal protein, giving the protein MAARHVAANCTIGTGSIFHGRLHISGTIRIEGKFQGDIHTDGDVIIGPTGQAKTDISTGKVVVAGTFIGNIKADEEVYVAQTGKVLGSITTPKLTLEPGVVHSGNVTITQDQPDTVVDAVRSAYGADAEEAFTDTHGKPLRLEGPR; this is encoded by the coding sequence ATGGCAGCCAGGCACGTGGCCGCGAACTGCACCATCGGCACCGGGTCGATATTCCACGGAAGGCTTCACATAAGCGGTACGATTCGAATCGAGGGCAAGTTCCAGGGCGACATCCATACTGACGGGGACGTGATCATCGGCCCCACCGGGCAGGCCAAGACCGACATCTCGACCGGCAAGGTGGTGGTGGCCGGCACCTTCATCGGCAATATCAAGGCCGATGAAGAGGTGTACGTGGCACAGACCGGCAAGGTGCTCGGCAGCATCACCACTCCCAAGCTCACCCTCGAGCCGGGGGTCGTTCACAGCGGCAACGTCACCATTACGCAGGATCAGCCGGACACCGTCGTGGATGCGGTCCGCAGCGCATACGGAGCGGATGCCGAAGAGGCGTTCACGGACACCCACGGCAAGCCGCTCCGGCTCGAAGGTCCGCGGTGA
- the map gene encoding type I methionyl aminopeptidase, translating to MRRLKSDADIERIRQSAVLVKESLRLLRRSVRAGVTTADLNDIASRFLTSRGARPAFLGYMDYPAAICASINDEVIHGIPGKRRLRDGDIVGLDLGVEIDGYFADAALTVPVGGVSDELQRLLEVTEDCLRVGIGQAVAGNRIRDISNAIFERAREAGYGVVRQYCGHGVGFAVHEDPQVPNYPAGGENPRLKPGMVLAIEPMLNLGTSEITVLDDGWTVVTGDRRASAHFEHTVAIFKDRTEVLTG from the coding sequence GTGAGACGGTTGAAGAGCGACGCCGACATCGAGCGCATTCGGCAGTCGGCAGTCCTCGTCAAGGAGAGCCTCCGCCTGTTGCGCCGCAGTGTGCGCGCGGGCGTTACCACCGCCGACCTGAACGACATCGCATCGCGGTTTCTCACCTCGCGCGGCGCGCGCCCGGCGTTCCTCGGATACATGGACTATCCGGCGGCCATTTGCGCGTCCATCAACGACGAGGTGATTCACGGCATCCCCGGCAAGCGGCGGTTGCGCGACGGTGACATCGTCGGCCTGGATCTGGGGGTGGAGATCGACGGTTACTTCGCCGACGCGGCGCTCACGGTCCCGGTAGGCGGGGTTTCGGACGAGTTGCAGCGACTCCTGGAGGTCACCGAGGACTGCCTGCGCGTGGGGATCGGGCAGGCGGTAGCGGGGAATCGCATCCGCGACATCTCCAACGCCATCTTCGAGCGCGCCCGCGAAGCCGGCTACGGCGTTGTGCGTCAATACTGCGGCCACGGGGTCGGCTTCGCCGTGCATGAAGATCCGCAGGTACCGAACTATCCCGCCGGCGGCGAGAATCCGCGGCTCAAGCCCGGCATGGTGCTCGCGATCGAGCCGATGCTCAACCTCGGAACTTCCGAGATTACGGTGCTCGACGACGGCTGGACCGTGGTTACCGGTGATCGGCGGGCGTCGGCCCACTTCGAGCACACCGTCGCCATCTTCAAGGACCGCACCGAAGTCCTCACGGGCTAG